The DNA segment ATGGATATTTATCCGAAATGCCTTTGAGGACAATCTTTGACGCGCTGGGACACCtgagctttcttcctttcttctcctcccctgcccaaAGAGATCCTTTGAGTGTATCTATTGGTTTCTGGGTCTCCCTCCTTCCAGACCTTCTCATGCgcctccttctgccccttaccGCTGGCGTCTTGCCCTTCCACTTCCTGATGCTCCCTTCTTGCCCATCTCCCGTGTTGCACCACCTGGACTCTGGCTTCCCCTGGCCCCTCCGCTCTCCACTAGTCAGGCAAAAGAGGGATTCCCTGAAAGGGCTCTGGGCACTGGAGGGCCCATTTAGACCTGGCTGCCAGGGTGTGGATTCCAGAGAAATCCCTCTCGTCAGGCCACAGGGCTCTGTCCTGAGCCACAAGGCCCAAGAAGCCATGATAGGTGCTGGCACTCTGCTGGGGGCCAGGCCAGGGTCTCAGAGGAAGGGACTTGGCAGCCCCTTCCTAGGACCTGGGTCACCAAAACCAGGCTACCCCCGCCCCTCTCGGTGCTCTCAGCCCCTGGGAGCACCACAGTCTTGGGGAAGTTCTCCAGCCTGGCCCCACATCCTTCGCACTGAGTATGTAGAAGGAGATGGCTCCTGCCTCAGGTCTGGGAGCAGGGTCCCCGTCTGGCCCTGGCCCCCTCTTTCAGGATCCCTGGATTGGATGGCGGGAGCCACAGTGATTCTCGCTGAATAGCAAGATGAATAGATACCAAGGGCTTAGGATGAGTAAGTATGTGGAGAGGGTAGacaggagagaggggaaccctcccttcctgtctcctctccttccctcacctccagGACGCCAGGAGCAGCAGACAaactctgcccttctctcccagcCAAGCCCCTCACATGCCCAGGCTTCAGCCACACAAGCAGCACTTAATGTCACCTAAGGTCTcggtccctctgctcctctgcttaCAGGTTTCCCTCTGCCAGGAGTACCCTTGCCTCATCTTTACCCTCAAAACACCACATCTCAGCTCCAATATCTCGTCTGCCTTAAACCTTTGTCCGATTCCATTCTCCCCACCCGCTCCACGCGGTAAAGTGACCCCTCCCTCCACAATGccccagctggggaaggggaagccaAGCAAGGAACAGCAGATGCGTGACGCCAAGGAATGAGTGTGAAGCTTCAAGACTGAAGATGGAGAgtaggggctggggaagggtaagagaggtgggagaggggacccaataggaaaaagaaagtttctgGGACTGGGGTACGAAGACaggacttgggggtggggagtggcggGCTGCCCGGTGGGCTGCAGGGCTGTCAGGTACCGGCACACCCCATATACAGGCCTTTTGCCGGTACGCCTTACTGTGGTTGTGGTTTTTCCCAGATCGTCCTCTTGCCCCCTCACTCTGTCCCTGAAGATCGGATAGAGAGGCCAGAGCTcaggggcctgggggaggaggtggccactcacccagaagcagcagcagcatcatCGCGGGCGCCACGCAGAGGCCCATGCCGGGCAGGCAGCGAACAGGAGAGGACGGCGAAAAGCAGAATCCCAGCAGGACAGGTGTCCCCCTCCCAGCACCGCCTGAGCCGAGCGGTGGGAACCCAGGTGTCGGTGATGACACGACCACTCCCATGGGGAGGAGCCTTTGTAGCGGGAATGACGCCCCACCCCACTGAGTCtccaccccaggccctgccttCAGGTAGGTGGGGGAGCCACTGAATCCAGCACCCGAATGTGCTTAGgtggaatcacacacacacacacacacacaccccaatgtaAGGAGACCTTGTCTCTCCCATGCCAAACTGTTAACTTTATGAAACATTGTTCTTTCCCTGCTTTTATAATTCTAACTTTTTGTTGTTAACCAACTTCAGACTTGAAGAAAAGCTGCTAACAAAAATGTCAGTGTTCTCCTTAATCTGTCCTTCTCAGGatggctttggctattcgggatcttttgtggttccacatgaattttaggatgatcTGTTCTATTTCTGGGAAAAGtaccactggaattttgatagggattgcactgaatccgtagatggctttgggtgggatggacactttaacaatgttaattcttccagtttgtgagcacagaatatcttaccgtttatttgtgtcatcttcaatttctgtcatcaaagtcttgtagttttcagtgtacaggtctctcacctccttggttaagtttactcGTTAGTATTGTTTTATGCTATTGCATATGAGAtcgtttttatttctcttaaagatAATTTGTCAGTGAATAAAAACACacctgatttttgtatgttgattttgtatgctGTAACCACcaaattttttggtggagtttttaggatttcctatatataaaatcatgtcattggagcacctggctggctcatttggagcatgtgagtcttgatctcacggttgtaagttcaagccccacattggttgtacagattgcttaaaaataaaatcttttaaaaaaataaaataagaaataagaaataaaatgtcatccGCAAACAAagatgtcagctgtgggtttaTAATTATCTGGCCTTTGTTACTTTGAGGTATATTCCTCCTACATCCAGTTTTttggagtttttatcatgaaaggatgtggtatttggtcaaatgcttgtcctgcatctattaaaatgatcatatgattttttctttctattaatgtggtgtgtcacaTTTATAGATTTGCATATGTTAAGCCAACCTCGAAtctcagggataaatcccacctgatcatggTGTGTGATCCTTCTAATGTGCTATTGAATTCACTGTGCTAATATTTGCTTGAGAATTtgtgcatctgtattcatcagggataccggtttgtagttttcttgtattgtccttgtctggctttggtatcagggcaatgctggTTTCCTAacatgagtttgggagtgttccctcctctttgaATTtgttggaagagtttgaaaaggactGGCATtaatacttctttaaatgtttggtagaattcgtcagtgaaatcatctggtcctgggcttctAACTTAACATGGACTTTATCCCACtgattttcagttctctttgaataaaaaatactgtggctataaattttcctcaaaGTACTGTTTTCATGACATACCCAATTTTTGATCAATTTTTATCTTGCAATGTTTTATCATGCAATTTTAAGTACTTTAAGACATGCAATGTAAGTGGGAGTCCCATGGGATCCAGACACCTACCCCCCCCGAAGAGTGAGAGATGTATTAatcatgttctttattttctgtattttatgatgGTTTGACATCTTGgtttggcaggggagggggggcagggagcttggTGGCTGCAGTAGAGACTGCCTCTAACCCTAATTCCTAGAGTTCACGAAAATTTGCCTATGAATATGTCTTTCATATGCAGACCGACCAACCCCATACCCCAACCTTACCAAGCCTATATTTGCCCTGCATCACCACAGCGCCAGGTACCAGACCATTAGAGACCACCCCTATACCCCCCAGCTGGTCAGTCCTGAGCCCTTTATCTTGCCCTGCCTTGCCTTGCCTGCAGAAACCTTAGTACAGGCTCTCTCCCATCactcctgcttctgcctgctgACTGAACCTCGTGCTTCCCCATGTGGGCCTGCATGGCATGACATGACCCCTTCTCTTGGGAACTGTAAGTAATAAAAACTTTCAGTGGCATTCATCTCTCCATGGCAGTACTCAGGTCATCGTTATAAATCAAAATCTCATGGGTACAATTAAGACAGAAGGCAGcttggggtgccggggtggctcatttggttgaatGTCCTACTCTTGttctcagttcaggtcatgatctctgggtcctgagacagagccccacatctggctctaagctcaggggggagtctgcttgagattctccctctccccctgcttgctctctctctctctcaaataaataaatcatatatggagagagagagacagaaggcagcTTTAGAAAACTGTCTCATCAACCTCTGGGGTTGATGGAGTGGACGCCAGCCCCAACCTGGGGCTGCCTCTTCTCTGCTGCCCATGGCAGGAACGGTTAGTTGTCAGAATTCCCCCAAGTCTTCATGCCCTCTGAAACATGATTCTGCTGCTCTTCCCATTGAGGTAGTTTGTCTCCCAATCCCTGGAAGATGGGCTAGCCCTGTGACTTGCTTGTGCCAACGGAGCATTATGGAAGTAAAATGTGCCAGTTGTAGAATCTTCCAGAGGCCTTGCAAGCTTCCCCTTGCTTtctggcagggctgggacaggTGAGACAGAAGCACTATTATGaattcttccttctgcctcaggTTCCAGTGTGGCTTGGCAGGACACTGTCACTGATCTGGTCTTTAGttaaaattctgatattttgttCCTCGTTGGGTTTTTTGGCATtgattttgatcttttaaaatattgcattaaactATCACGTATCTTGATTGCTCTTTTTTTGCACTTAAGATAAGTGCATCACGTGCCTTGCCCTAATCCTGGTCCTGCTCTCTCAGACCCTCCCCAGCTGTCATGTGAGTCAGCCTGAGCTAGTCTATTGGAAAATGGGTGCATAGCCCATTTGTCCTCATCACTCTGGTCAACAGCCAGCCAAACCCAGAAGCAGAACTGCCCACCTGACCAGCAGCTGATTGCCAACCCAGGAGCCCAGCTGAACCACCTGCTGAGTTAAACCTAATTTGCCCATTCACAGAATTAGCTGTTTTAAGCGACTGTGTTTTGGGGATGGTTTCGTTATATAGCAACAGCTGACTGATAGAGAAGGTCACCCAGCAATTCTTTCACGAAGCATGGGGAGAGAATAAATGGCTTCCCAGAATCTCCGAGGGAGGCANGTTATATAGCAACAGCTGACTGATAGAGGTCACCCAGCAATTCTTTCACGAAGCATGGGGAGAGAATAAATGGCTTCCCAGAATCTCCGAGGGAGGCAAAAGAGATGGGGCAAAGGTGTCATGCAAGCTAGGTAACACCATCCCCAGGTGCATTTGGGGCCCTGGCTGCCATCTGAGGCTCCACCCACCAGCTAGCACCCCTTGAGACCTTCAGGGAGACTCACAGAGGCTCAAAGGCAGCGTGTCTTTCTTCTGACTTCCACTTTGGTGTCCTTTTTAAAACAGCTCCCACTGTCCCCTCCCATGGGATGGAGGAGAGGCTGAGTAGTGTCCAAAGTGAGGGGGCTACAGCAGACCCCACACTCCTCCAAAACCTCAAGTGGAGGACCAAGAATAGGGGTGAGGCTGAGGAAGCGTCTGAGGGAcaagacaaggcaggaaaagggagggaagggggtccCAAGGattttgtctgggttttttttgtttttgtttttgtttttgctggggccaggctccagggaagTGGACTCCATCTGAAGTGTAGGGCCCCCAGAACTGGCTTCAGGCCCGGCAGTCACTGGTCTCTACAGAGCTGGGTCTGGGTAGACTACNtttttttgtttttgctggggccaggctccagggaagTGGACTCCATCTGAAATGTAGGGCCCCCAGAACTGGCTTCAGGCCCGGCAGTCACTGGTCTCTACAGAGCTGGGTCTGGGTAGACTACATGCAGCAGACACACCCAGGCTCCCCGGACAGACGCCTGTCCTGATGCCCATCATGACCCAGCCTCCCCTGGTGACAGGAGGCCAGTGACTACGGAGCCTTTGCTCCTTGAACTGATAGATTCTTGGGCTGGAGTATGTACCCTAACAGGATCCCCTAGTCCTAAGGAATGGGGACAGCATTGGGCACCTTCTGATAAGGCTCTGGGGTTCTGGAGTGGATGGGGCAAGCTCAACTCAGGGGAGAAACTTGCAGGCTGCCAAAGTGCAGGAGGTCTGGCTCTGGCTTTGCCCCTGGGAGACTGAGTCCCTGGAGCGGCTGTCAGCAGTCGACGGTCTGTAAGTATCCTCTCGGGAGCTCCCTCTCACCAGAGACAGGATCTTGGCTTTTGGACTTGACCTGCTGAAAATGAGAGGAGGGGTCACCCCTGAGGGCTGGgaccctctttcctccctcagtGAGGACCAGTGACCCAGGAAGAGATacaacttctctctctcccacccttgGGGCTTCCAGCATCTGGTCTCCGTGACAACAGCTTTTCCACAAGGTCATATCTCATGGGCATAATAACCCAAGCTCAGAAACCTCAGAGTAGGGGGAGGCATATGAGGGGCAGCAGAGGAGGGTGGATGAGGTGGGGAGGCCCCCCTACCTTGGGGTTGCAGGCAGCGCCACAGGGCAGAGGCTTCTCAAGGTGGCTCCTGGGCTCTGGCAGAGCTCTCCAGGTCTGCAGCAATGGGTGGAGGACACATATTGTGACCACAGTCAGGAgcccctggggcagggtggggacaggggtCTCGAGGTGACTGGATGCTCCATGGAAAGGAGGTGGGCCCATCTGGAAGGAAGCAGATGGCAAGAGCCCATCCTTTgcttccctccccatctcctcctgtGCCTCACTCACCCAGGCGCCGAGGCTTTCCAGTGGCTGCTGGGCCCAACTCCAGGGGGTGAACACTGCTGGGGGGGCGGTCCCTGTTTGGGCCGTCTTTGGGCCTGAGCAGTGCGATAAGACAGCAGGAGGTTGGCGCAGTGGTCCCGAGAAGGCATGCCCGACCTGAGTTCTGCCTTGAATGAGTCTCTACCCTTCTGGTCCATGTCACTGCCTCCAgttcccttcctgctccctcctgggAGAAGCCCCTGCGTTCCAGCCTCCAGGTCCAACTCCTGCCCTCCCAGGGCCACAGGCACTTCTCTCTAGCCCTGACATTTCTCTCAAGCTCTGCCATCACCCCAGCATCCAGGCACCCTCCGGATATTGGCATCTCTCAGGTTCCAAAGATGGGTGGACTTCCTCCCAGTAGCAGCTATACCTGTGCCCCTTGCCATTGGTGGCCCTGCTGCCCTCGATGACTCCCAGCCACGCCTGGCGGCCCACGTCCCATCTCCTAGAGCCTTGCCACGTCCTTTGCTATCTCTGTGAAACAGTCTCCACTGCCCTCAAGATTCTGCCATAGTGGTGATATGCggttgccccccaccccgcccggccCCCTTAGACACACCAAACTCTGGGCACCTTGCTCCTCCCCCATAGACCTGCAATCACTGCTCATCCTGTCAAAGTCCTCTCAGAACCTGGGACCTAGCTGGTGCCCTCCCCCTGTCCGAGCTGCCTTCTGCCCCAATCTCTAGCCCAAACCCTGTCCATTCCCGCAGCTTGTCTGGAGCACCCCCAAGGCCAGGCTGTGTCAGATGTGCCATAGGGGGCCTCCCTTGCCCAGCACCCAAGTGATCAACTGGGTGAGGGGCAGGCCCTTGGCACAAGGGCAGCCAGCCCCATAGCTAAGCAGCGGTGTGGAGTGAAAGGATGTGCTGGGCCCAGCACTTGAGGACTTGAAAGGTGTACAGAAGAGATTtaggcagaggaagtgggaaaaGGCTGACAAGTCATGAGAGGCGAGGAGAGTCTTGAAGGGCACAGTGGAGCAAGAACCGCAGGATGAGCCGTAGAACAAAGGCAGTCTAGGCTGAGGCGGCCCCctggtgggagagacagaagaggaggtcAAGAGGGGCTGAGCCGCAGCAACCAGGAGGGGTTGAGGGCCGCATGGAAATCCACACGCACCCATTGTGGCCTCCAGCTCAAGGCTCCTTTCCACCGCCTCTGCCCACCTCTGTGTAGCCAGggaccccaccccagctcccccaggCCCAGCCAAGTTCTGCAGAGCAGGAACCACAGGAGTGGGCTCAGAGCCTACCGACTGCATGTGGCATCCCTCCTCGAGCCCCAGAGCCATTGCTGGAGATGGGATCCCGGCTGCCCGCAGCAGCACCAGGCCAGGCCAGCCCCCGGGAGCAGAGGCAGCAGAAAGCTAAGGACCACTGCCAGCAGGGAGGCCTTGTGGTCTGTGGACAACAGGGTAAGGCTGAGTCCTTAGCAGGCgcaccaccccagcccctccccacttgtcCCCCATGGACACACTTTCAGGCTGCATAGGGCCACTGTCCACACTGCCACCAAACCCTGGCTTGTCGCAGGAAGGCGGAGCCCAGCCTGGAGCGCAGTGGCAGTTTTGGTTACTGTTGCAAACCtacagaggagaagagaaaaggaggatCCCATGGGATCAGGAACCCCGAGACCACCCCCCATCCCCTTTCTCGCCACTCACCCCATGGCCATGGCAGGCTGCCAGGCATTGCTCCAGCTCCCAGAAGGTAGTGTTTCGGCAGCGCCTGTCCTGGCACACCTATGGGCAGTGTGTGCAACTGGGCAGTGAGGGGGAGGGACGCTCCCACTGGTAGGACTCAAGCAttagggaggggctgggggtgcagggctCACCATGCTAGGTCCACACTGGGTGCCTGGCTCTACCAGGCCCAAGTTGAGCACGTCCAGCTGGACCCCGGGCAGCAGGAAGACTCCCCTGCAGGTCACCTCCTGGCCTCCTAGTCCAACCGTGGAGTCCACAGGCACCATGTGCGGTGGGCGTGGGCGCGGCTCCCCGCCCAGGCACTGCAGCTTCCCGCACTGCGCATCCCTGGGGAGGAAGGTGTAGGGTGCTCAAACAGCGAGAAGTGTCCTAGCGCCAACGCGCTACCCAGCTTCCTCGCCCACCTTTGCGCACAAGGCACGAAGCCACCCTTGCCGTCCTCGCCGCAGTTCCCGTGAGCGTCTCCCGCGGAGTTCACGGTCTGGAAACAGGCctctggggctgggctggagccTGAGGAAGCATGGGCGAGACCGCGCTGGCTTCAGTACCCACCCCCCGGCACTCCCCCGCCCATCTTCCCTGGAGTAGAAAACAGCGCAGACCGGAGGATGGGCCGGGGTGCTCGGGTAGTCTCACCAGGCCCCCAGAGCTGCTGGCACTGCTGCTCGAGTGTAGGACACGCGCCATCCCAGCAGTAGCCCCGGCCGCTGGCACACGGCGAACCGTCCAGTAGGTAAATGTCCGGGGGGCAGTAAGGGGAGGCGCCCGTGCAGAACTCCGGAAGGTCACAGTCGCCCACGGCTCGGCGGCACGGCACGCCAGCTGGCTTCAGCTACGCAGGTGAccaggtggagggagggtggcCGAGGCACAGAGGGACAATAGACAGCGAGAGACCCACGCCAATAGCGCGGCTCAGAGGCTGGAGGGCCAGACGGGCCCCGCGCGGAGCACAGCCAGCACCCGCAGGGGGACCCGAGCGCTCCAGTCAGCCAAGACCCCCAGGCCGGCTCGCAAGCGCCCCCTAACCCTCACCCCGAGCCTCCCACGCCCTCACCAGGCAGCGCGCGCAGCAGTCTCCGTGGGTGCACTGGGCCCCCGCACGCAGCGAGCAGTTGTGGGCGAGGCAGCAGGCGTCCGGGCACTCCTGGAGCCGAAAAGGGGATGTGGGACCCGGTGAGGAGCCGCGCCCCAGACctcgggggagggggcgggcgggCCGCCACTCgggcccccgggggggggggagcgggaGCGCGGACCTGACCTGGCTGGCGCCGCAATCACAGTCCTCGCCGTCCTCCACGAGGCCGTTGCCGCAGCGCGCCCGGGGCACGAGGAGCCTGGAGTCGGGCGCGTTGGAAAGGCACGCCCCGCCCCCTTTGCGGAAGAAGGCGCGCAGCTGGCGCCGGCTGCAGGCGCTGAACACTCGCGGGAACGGGCGCCTACGGGCGGGGAAGGGCGTCGGGCGCGCGGGGACCGCCACCCTCGGCCCCCCTCTCCTCTCCGAtctcctcccacagcccctgggcGCGCGCACACCGCCTAAGCGACCGGCGGCCCGGATCCTCTAGATGCAGGGCCCAAAGAGGGCAAGTAACCCGCACAAAGTCACACTGCGAGCCCGAGGCGGGAGCGCGTCACGCCAGGACCAGGCAGCCCAGGACTCGAGGCCGAATCGCGACCTAGCGCTGCTACTCCCGGGGTTAGAGAATCCTTGCTAGAATGTtctaaaaattatcttcattcttttgatAATCCGCTTTTTCTGCGTTTCCTCTTTTTAAGCGTCATAAAGAACTCTCGGGGCGGTGCTTTGATCATATCCCCATTTTACCGAAGAGGAAATCGAGGGATAACCTTTTCTCCCAAAGAAAGGGCCGCCGAGGAAGGCCCCCGGGTCCAGCGGAGCCTCCCCCGCCGCCCCTACGCGAGCAGTGTCCGTACCCCGTGGCCGCGGCCATGACGCAGCCGCCGGGCTCGGCCGCCGCCTCCACGCAGCAGCCGTCAGGGTCGTGACTGAGGCCAAGGCTGTGACCTATCTCGTGGGCCATGGTGGCCGCCGCGCCAATGGGGAGCTCTGAGTGGTCCTGAGAGGGAGTGGGGACGGTCACGGCGGGCTGAGGGGACGCCTCCTCCCCGCACCCCTTCCCTGCGTCCTGCTCCCGTcccgagtgtgtgtgtggggagggggtgaagcTCACCGTGCTCACGCCGCCCGAGCTCTCGGCGCGACACATGCCCTCGATGGGCGCCAGGCCCACGGTGGCGCCCTGGAAGGCGCGGCCCCTGAAGGCAGAACGCAGTGTGACCCGGCAGGGCCAGGATTCTAGGCGGCCGGCAGGGGCCCCGCGGGGTCGGCGGAGGCACCCACGTGAGCAGCTGCGCCGAGTCGTGGGGCCGCCGTGCCCACAGCCCCCGGCGCCAGCGCAGGAAGGCCCAGAGCGTGGCGTTCGCGTCCGGCGTGACGCGGCTCTGGTCCTGCTCTGTCCACACTTCCAGGCCGGTCAGGGCCACCTGAATGTCCAGAGTCCTGAGAATCTGCGGACGGGACGGGGGTGAGGACAAGAGGTGCCACAGCACCGGTGCTCCTTCGAGGGGGCGCCCTCTCTTCTCCGTTCCCTGGCCTCATCTCCAAGCCTGCCACACTCCCCTAGGACTTGCCAGCCCATATggcagtccccccccccccccaattaggGCTCTCTTTCCACCAACCCCAACCTGGTCCACATAGTTGGCCACTTCCAGGAGGCGCTGTTTGGTGTGGTTCAAGTTCCGGTGCTGGGTCAAGAACTGGAAATGCAGACATAAGGGGGTGTGACAGGCTGAACTGGCCCCATCCCACCCCGCCAGCCCCCTGGGGCCTCTGGCTCACCAGCGTGTGGTCAGCCACTATGTACAGCTCCAGGAACTTCGGGCTCCTGCGGACCTCCCGCCTCTCCTGGGGAGAGGCAATGGTGACCCTCAGTGGCAGGCTGTTGGGCTTCAGTCCTGACCACTAACCCCAATTCCCAGGAAGCACaaagttaactttaaaaattgctagaacttgtTTCTTCAGCctccaaataaaaatttcaggatCGGAGGCCCGGAACTGCAGCTGTGTATTCCTATTCCT comes from the Ailuropoda melanoleuca isolate Jingjing chromosome 13, ASM200744v2, whole genome shotgun sequence genome and includes:
- the ADAM33 gene encoding disintegrin and metalloproteinase domain-containing protein 33 isoform X13 codes for the protein MGRGSPRARGSRAWLLVLLLLRLPLPVRGAEAFQGKHSGEPVTLHWVLDGRARRAGTLEEPVSKLDTALVALKAAGQELLLELEKNHRLLVPGYTETHYSPDGQPVVLVPNCTDHCHYHGHVRGFPDSWVVFSTCSGMRGLITLGRNASYYVHPRSTGDSEDFITHRMFRIGQLLSWKGACGHRDARNKGDMASLSRDTQIKERREVRRSPKFLELYIVADHTLFLTQHRNLNHTKQRLLEVANYVDQILRTLDIQVALTGLEVWTEQDQSRVTPDANATLWAFLRWRRGLWARRPHDSAQLLTGRAFQGATVGLAPIEGMCRAESSGGVSTDHSELPIGAAATMAHEIGHSLGLSHDPDGCCVEAAAEPGGCVMAAATGRPFPRVFSACSRRQLRAFFRKGGGACLSNAPDSRLLVPRARCGNGLVEDGEDCDCGASQECPDACCLAHNCSLRAGAQCTHGDCCARCLLKPAGVPCRRAVGDCDLPEFCTGASPYCPPDIYLLDGSPCASGRGYCWDGACPTLEQQCQQLWGPGSSPAPEACFQTVNSAGDAHGNCGEDGKGGFVPCAQRDAQCGKLQCLGGEPRPRPPHMVPVDSTVGLGGQEVTCRGVFLLPGVQLDVLNLGLVEPGTQCGPSMVCQDRRCRNTTFWELEQCLAACHGHGAQRRPKQGPPPQQCSPPGVGPSSHWKASAPGPGELCQSPGATLRSLCPVALPATPSRSSPKAKILSLVRGSSREDTYRPSTADSRSRDSVSQGQSQSQTSCTLAACKFLP
- the ADAM33 gene encoding disintegrin and metalloproteinase domain-containing protein 33 isoform X14; this translates as MGRGSPRARGSRAWLLVLLLLRLPLPVRGAEAFQGKHSGEPVTLHWVLDGRARRAGTLEEPVSKLDTALVALKAAGQELLLELEKNHRLLVPGYTETHYSPDGQPVVLVPNCTDHCHYHGHVRGFPDSWVVFSTCSGMRGLITLGRNASYYVHPRSTGDSEDFITHRMFRIGQLLSWKGACGHRDARNKGDMASLSRDTQIKERREVRRSPKFLELYIVADHTLFLTQHRNLNHTKQRLLEVANYVDQILRTLDIQVALTGLEVWTEQDQSRVTPDANATLWAFLRWRRGLWARRPHDSAQLLTGRAFQGATVGLAPIEGMCRAESSGGVSTDHSELPIGAAATMAHEIGHSLGLSHDPDGCCVEAAAEPGGCVMAAATGRPFPRVFSACSRRQLRAFFRKGGGACLSNAPDSRLLVPRARCGNGLVEDGEDCDCGASQECPDACCLAHNCSLRAGAQCTHGDCCARCLLKPAGVPCRRAVGDCDLPEFCTGASPYCPPDIYLLDGSPCASGRGYCWDGACPTLEQQCQQLWGPGSSPAPEACFQTVNSAGDAHGNCGEDGKGGFVPCAQRDAQCGKLQCLGGEPRPRPPHMVPVDSTVGLGGQEVTCRGVFLLPGVQLDVLNLGLVEPGTQCGPSMVCQDRRCRNTTFWELEQCLAACHGHGAQRRPKQGPPPQQCSPPGVGPSSHWKASAPGPGELCQSPGATLRSLCPVALPATPRSSPKAKILSLVRGSSREDTYRPSTADSRSRDSVSQGQSQSQTSCTLAACKFLP
- the ADAM33 gene encoding disintegrin and metalloproteinase domain-containing protein 33 isoform X9, with the translated sequence MGRGSPRARGSRAWLLVLLLLRLPLPVRGAEAFQGKHSGEPVTLHWVLDGRARRAGTLEEPVSKLDTALVALKAAGQELLLELEKNHRLLVPGYTETHYSPDGQPVVLVPNCTDHCHYHGHVRGFPDSWVVFSTCSGMRGLITLGRNASYYVHPRSTGDSEDFITHRMFRIGQLLSWKGACGHRDARNKGDMASLSRDTQIKERREVRRSPKFLELYIVADHTLFLTQHRNLNHTKQRLLEVANYVDQILRTLDIQVALTGLEVWTEQDQSRVTPDANATLWAFLRWRRGLWARRPHDSAQLLTGRAFQGATVGLAPIEGMCRAESSGGVSTDHSELPIGAAATMAHEIGHSLGLSHDPDGCCVEAAAEPGGCVMAAATGRPFPRVFSACSRRQLRAFFRKGGGACLSNAPDSRLLVPRARCGNGLVEDGEDCDCGASQECPDACCLAHNCSLRAGAQCTHGDCCARCLLKPAGVPCRRAVGDCDLPEFCTGASPYCPPDIYLLDGSPCASGRGYCWDGACPTLEQQCQQLWGPGSSPAPEACFQTVNSAGDAHGNCGEDGKGGFVPCAQRDAQCGKLQCLGGEPRPRPPHMVPVDSTVGLGGQEVTCRGVFLLPGVQLDVLNLGLVEPGTQCGPSMVCQDRRCRNTTFWELEQCLAACHGHGVCNSNQNCHCAPGWAPPSCDKPGFGGSVDSGPMQPESPKTAQTGTAPPAVFTPWSWAQQPLESLGAWTWRALPEPRSHLEKPLPCGAACNPKQVKSKSQDPVSGERELPRGYLQTVDC
- the ADAM33 gene encoding disintegrin and metalloproteinase domain-containing protein 33 isoform X7; translated protein: MGRGSPRARGSRAWLLVLLLLRLPLPVRGAEAFQGKHSGEPVTLHWVLDGRARRAGTLEEPVSKLDTALVALKAAGQELLLELEKNHRLLVPGYTETHYSPDGQPVVLVPNCTDHCHYHGHVRGFPDSWVVFSTCSGMRGLITLGRNASYYVHPRSTGDSEDFITHRMFRIGQLLSWKGACGHRDARNKGDMASLSRDTQIKERREVRRSPKFLELYIVADHTLFLTQHRNLNHTKQRLLEVANYVDQILRTLDIQVALTGLEVWTEQDQSRVTPDANATLWAFLRWRRGLWARRPHDSAQLLTGRAFQGATVGLAPIEGMCRAESSGGVSTDHSELPIGAAATMAHEIGHSLGLSHDPDGCCVEAAAEPGGCVMAAATGRPFPRVFSACSRRQLRAFFRKGGGACLSNAPDSRLLVPRARCGNGLVEDGEDCDCGASQECPDACCLAHNCSLRAGAQCTHGDCCARCLLKPAGVPCRRAVGDCDLPEFCTGASPYCPPDIYLLDGSPCASGRGYCWDGACPTLEQQCQQLWGPGSSPAPEACFQTVNSAGDAHGNCGEDGKGGFVPCAQRDAQCGKLQCLGGEPRPRPPHMVPVDSTVGLGGQEVTCRGVFLLPGVQLDVLNLGLVEPGTQCGPSMVCQDRRCRNTTFWELEQCLAACHGHGVCNSNQNCHCAPGWAPPSCDKPGFGGSVDSGPMQPESPKTAQTGTAPPAVFTPWSWAQQPLESLGAWGLLTVVTICVLHPLLQTWRALPEPRSHLEKPLPCGAACNPKQVKSKSQDPVSGERELPRGYLQTVDC